The segment CTCACTCGCACACGCATGGTCACTTGTCCCTTCTCTGGTGTGAATTTGATGGCATTACTTAGCAGATTGAGGCAGATTTGTTGCACCCGCAGCGGGTCAGCTTGAAATCGAAAATCACGGGATGTTCGCTCTCCCGGTGGTAACAGTTCGAGCGACAATGCGACTTGTTTCGCATCAGCTTTTCCCTGCACCAGTTGAATCGACTGTTGAGCCAATTTTGATAGAGAAACCTCTTTGCATTCCAAAATCATTTTTCCGGCTTCAACTTCCGAGAGATCTAGCAAATCATTGATCAAAGCCAGCAGGTGTTCGCCTCGTTCTTGAATGATTTGTAAGTATTCAATCTGTTTTTGAGGCGTGAGAATGTAGTTGGTATCTTGGAACGCGCGAATCAGCGTGGCTGCCATTCCCAAAATTGTCGTCAGCGGAGTGCGAAGCTCATGGCTCATCGTCGAGAGAAATTCAGACTTGGCAAGGCTAGCCGATTCGGCTGCAATTAATGTGTCTCGCAGTTCTTGAGTGCGATCGATAATTTGCTGCTCTAAGGTATTTTTTTGCTGTTGCAGTTCGCTGTAGAGTTTGGATTGATAAATTGCGATCGCTAAATGTTCAGCAATTCGCTGGAGTAGAATTTTTTCGCGCTCCAGCCATTGTCGCGGATGCTGACATTGATGCACGATTAGCAGTCCCCAGAGTTCCTCTTGAACCATGATCGGCGTGACAAGTTCAGCTTGAATTGAAATGGCAGTAGGCTCATCGAGTAAAGACGCGACCGTTGAACTCTTGGATTTTGTGCTGTTGGCTGCCCAAGTTACAGAATCGCTGTGGCGTTTTTGCAAGTGCTTCAGGCTCGCTGCACTGTACTCATTCATCAAATTGAGAATAGACGGAATTCTATCGCTGCTACGCGCTTCATAAGTAATGCCATCCAGATTTGGCACAGTCGGATCGGCTGTGAGAACTTCGCCATCGATCAGGCAAGAAGGTGCCGGAAAATTGAACTGGTAAATGATCACGCGATCGGCTTCGAGAAACTCACGCACTTGATGCACTGCCGTTTCTAAGATCACGGGCAGATTTAAACTGTGGCGAATCAGGGTCGTGACTTGATTGATCAAGCGTTCTTGTTCAACTTGATGCTGAATTGAAGGGTGCGCAGAGTGAGCAAAAAGTTTAATCAGATTTAAGGTGAATTCGCTTTGATGATCGCTTTGATTTTCTTGCAGCAGGAACGGCAAAGCATAATTGATTTCTTCTAAAAAAGCCGAAATTTGGTCAGGCGAGAACGTGAGATGCAACTGACAGTAATCGGCATCGATCGCATCAGCTTGAATGAGTGCACTAAAGCTCGGTGAAGCTGCCAGGAAAAACCGTTTGGGAGCCTGATTTTCAGTCAGAACGATCGCATCTGTTCCAACTGTAGCTTGTAGCAGATCTACTACTTGGTGAAATATTGCCCAAGACAGGAGTTGACCGACAGAATGAGTTCGGGAGCTTGTCATATCCGGGGAGCGGGCGCAGAGGGTGGTAAAGGAGAGATCGCATCCAAAAAAGAATGCCGCGATCTCTATGAGCCTTTCTTTTATTATTAATCTGAATTTGAATGCACTGGAATTTGTAACGCTCTAGTTTATTAGGCAAAGGTATATCTCTGCAATTCTATATAAGTCTTAATATCTGCCCATCTTTCAAGAGGCAGAGATGGCAAAGCTGAAGGAGTCACGATAGAGTGAAAAGCTGATAATACTGTGTGATTTTTATGCATCGGATTGCTGCAACTCCTGGCGGTTGGACTCCTGATCTAGAAGGGGTTGTCTTCATAGAACAGACTCCCGCGCCGATCGTCATCATGACGGCAGCGGATACGGATATTCAGACTTTAGCAGGGGCAATTTCGCAGTTGCCGACTCCCTTCCCCGAAGTCAGAGGCGTGAATCTGTTACAGCTTCAGCAGCAATTGACGATCGATACTTATGCCGAAGAAGTGTTAGAGCAGGCAAAAGTGATTGTGCTGCGAATTATTGGAGGGCGATCGTATTGGTCGTACGGACTAGAAGTCGTGCGTGAAACTGTGCGGCAGTCGGGGGCAACATTGATTGTCTTGCCCGGAGACGATCGACCGGATTTAGAGTTGATGAGCCATTCGACGGTTCCATTTACTCAAGTGGAACGGGTTTGGCGCTATTTCAATGAGGGAGGCGTTGAAAACTATCGCAATGTGATTCAGCTTTTGGCGCAGCGTTATCTGGATTTTGATCTCAATTCTTCGGTTGCCGAGCCTCAGCCTGTGCCGCGTGTGGGACTATATCGGGCGGGAGAAAGCTGCCCGTATCGCTCCGTATGTAGTCGGCGCAAGGTAGGAATTTTATTCTATCGGGCGCATTATTTGTCGGGTAACACGACGGTAATTGATGAATTGTCAAAAGCATTATGCGATCGCGATCTGTGTCCTGTTCCCGTCTTTGTATCTTCGTTACGCGATCCAGATGTTCAGAGTGAATTGCTGAGTTACTTTCAGCCGAAAGAGCAACCGTCAATTGATCTGTTGCTAAATACAACCAGTTTCTCGATCGCGTCGCCTTCTTCAACGGTGCCGGAACTTTGGCAAGCTTTAGATATTCCAGTGCTACAAGTGATTTTAAGTAGTGGCAGCGTTGAACAATGGAATGATCAATTACGAGGACTTTCGCCACGTGATACTGCGATCAATGTTGCGTTACCTGAAGTCGATGGACGAATTATTAGTCGAGCAATTTCGTTTAAATCGGTACAGTCGCGGCATCCAGAATTGCAGACTGAAGTAGTCACTTATCAAGCAGTTCGAGATCGAGTAGAGTTTGTCGCAGATCTAGCACAGAATTGGGTGAACTTGCGACGGAGTGAAAAATGCGATCGTAAAATTGCGCTGATTTTGGCAAACTATCCTAGCCGAGATGGGCGTTTAGCAAATGGTGTGGGACTAGATACGCCAGCAAGCTGTATTGAAATCCTCAAAGCCTTACAGAATGAGGGATATCACGTTGAAAACATTCCTGAAACTGGAGACGAGCTAGTAAAGTTACTAACCACAGGCGTAACGAATGATCCAGAAGCAAGAGAGCTACGCACCATTCATCAAGCATTACCTCTAGCAGAATACACAGCTTACTTTTCAACCTTGCCTGCATCGATTCAGCAATCTGTTTTGAATCGCTGGAATACTGCAACTGAATCATTTCCGATTCCAGGCATTCAACTTGGAAATGTATTTGTGGGCATTCAACCTGCGCGAGGCTATGATCTCGATCCTTCTTTGAACTATCATGCTCCGGATTTAGAACCGACTCATGCTTATCTAGCTTTCTACTATTGGGTGCGCCAGAGCTTTGGAGCAGAAGCGATCGTTCATGTCGGCAAGCACGGAAATTTAGAATGGTTACCAGGTAAAAGTGTAGCGCTCTCTGAGAATTGCTTTCCTGAAACTGCGATCGCGGCTTTACCTCACCTCTATCCCTTTATTGTCAATGATCCAGGCGAAGGCTCTCAAGCAAAACGTCGCGCTCAAGCTGTGATTTTAGATCATCTGACTCCCCCAATGACCCGTGCAGAGCTTTATGGGGATTTGCAAAAATTAGAAGCTTTAATTGATGAGTACTACGAAGCTCAAGATCTCAATCCTTCGCGATTAGAGCTAGTTCGCGATCGCATTGTCAACTTAGTAGAACAAGACAATCTTCAAAACGAGCTAGCAGGCGATTCTGATCTGATTACGAATACTGATCGCTATCTCTGTGAGTTAAAAGAAGCTCAGATTCGAGACGGACTACATATTTTTGGGAAATGCCCAGAGAATCGGCAGTTGAGAGATTTGATCATTGCGATCGCGCGTCATCCGCAAGCCAATCGGATGGGATTGACTCGTGCGATCGCAGAAGATTGGAACTTAGATTTTGATCCACTCACTGCTGATCCAAGCGATGCAGTTCCAGGCTATCAAAATGCTGGAGACGCGATCGAAGCAATCGAGCTTGAGGCAATTCGCTTAGTCGATCGCTTACTCGAAAATGACCTTGCAGAAGGACATATTTACACGGCAGAACTTAAGTGGATTCAGAGCTTTCTGCTTCCGGCTCTGCAAAATACGCATCAAGAAATTGGCTATCTCTTACATGGGTTGAATGGGGGCTATGTTCCGGCTGCTCCTTCTGGCGCACCAACTCGCGGACGACCTGAAGTTTTGCCAACCGGACGCAATTTTTACTCGGTTGATATTCGAGCAATTCCAACTGAAAGTGCTTGGCAAGTCGGGCGAAAAGCAGCAGAAGCGATCGTGGAACGCTACACCCAAGAGAACGGCGAATATCCTCGTACCCTTGGATTATCGATTTGGGGAACATCCACGATGCGAACGGGCGGCGATGACATTGCAGAAGCTCTCGCATTGCTTGGCGTTCAGCCAATTTGGGACGGCGTTTCTCGGCGAGTCGTCGATTTTGAAATTTTACCGCTCTCGTTTCTCGGTCGCCCCCGGGTCGATGTCACATTGCGAATTTCAGGTTTTTTCCGTGATGCATTTCCGAATTTGATTGATTTATTTGATCAAGCCGTTGCTGCGATCGCTCAACTCGATGAACCCGCTGATCAAAATCCACTCGCGGCTCAGGTCAAAGAAGAGACGCAAACCTGGGAAGCAACAGGTCTAACGACTGAGCAGGCAGATCGACGATCGCGACATCGCATCTTCGGCTCAAAACCAGGCGCATACGGGGCAGGATTGCAAGGATTGATTGAATCTCAGAATTGGGAAACTGAGGAAGATTTAGCACGAGCTTACATTAACTGGAGTAGTTATGCTTACATGAGTTCTAGTGTTGCTCAATCTGCTCCCGAAGCGTTCCAAAATCGATTGAATTCCATGCAAATTGTTCTACAAAATCAGGACAATCAAGAGCATGATTTACTCGATTCCGACGATTACTATCAGTTCCAAGGTGGACTGACAGCGGCAGTTCGGACAAGCCAAGGAAAGAACCCAACAACTTACTTCGGCGATCATTCACTCCCAGAAAATCCGAAGATACGATCGCTCAAACAACAAATTGCAAGAGTCTATCGATCGCGAGTTATCAATCCAAAATGGATTGCTGGAGCAATGCGACACGGTTACAAAGGGGCATTTGAGCTAGCTGCTACGATCGATTTTCTATTTGCGTATGATGCAACAGCTCACTGTGTTGAAGACTATATGTATCAGGGAGTTGCTGAGGCATATCTGTTTGATCAACAGGTTCAGGATTTTATTCAATCTAAGAATCCTTGGGCGCTGCGAGACATGGCAGAGCGATTATTAGAAGCGAATCAACGAGGCTTGTGGCAAAGTGCAGATGTGAAAACCTTGGAGCAACTAAAAGCGATCGTACTAGAAGCGGAAGGCACGATCGAAGCGCACATCAGCTAGGTTCAATCTGCCTTTAGAGGGTGGATTTGACCGCTCCCAATCTCAACAATCAAGCATATTGAGATGAGGGTTAAATGATGGCACGATCGCAAGTTCTTTGGTTGATTTGGGTGGGGTTTATTGTTTACGTCCTCTTCTTTGCCCCACCGACTGCAGCCGATACGTTTCAACCGTTACTCTCAGGACACTTGTTGTCGATCAATCCAGTTCTGATCGC is part of the Leptolyngbya boryana PCC 6306 genome and harbors:
- a CDS encoding sensor histidine kinase, whose protein sequence is MTSSRTHSVGQLLSWAIFHQVVDLLQATVGTDAIVLTENQAPKRFFLAASPSFSALIQADAIDADYCQLHLTFSPDQISAFLEEINYALPFLLQENQSDHQSEFTLNLIKLFAHSAHPSIQHQVEQERLINQVTTLIRHSLNLPVILETAVHQVREFLEADRVIIYQFNFPAPSCLIDGEVLTADPTVPNLDGITYEARSSDRIPSILNLMNEYSAASLKHLQKRHSDSVTWAANSTKSKSSTVASLLDEPTAISIQAELVTPIMVQEELWGLLIVHQCQHPRQWLEREKILLQRIAEHLAIAIYQSKLYSELQQQKNTLEQQIIDRTQELRDTLIAAESASLAKSEFLSTMSHELRTPLTTILGMAATLIRAFQDTNYILTPQKQIEYLQIIQERGEHLLALINDLLDLSEVEAGKMILECKEVSLSKLAQQSIQLVQGKADAKQVALSLELLPPGERTSRDFRFQADPLRVQQICLNLLSNAIKFTPEKGQVTMRVRVSSTTAILQVEDTGIGIPAEQRSLLFQKFKQLDASYHRKYEGTGLGLALTKQLVELHGGTIEVDSKVGVGSKFTVFLPLPRA
- the cobN gene encoding cobaltochelatase subunit CobN, whose translation is MHRIAATPGGWTPDLEGVVFIEQTPAPIVIMTAADTDIQTLAGAISQLPTPFPEVRGVNLLQLQQQLTIDTYAEEVLEQAKVIVLRIIGGRSYWSYGLEVVRETVRQSGATLIVLPGDDRPDLELMSHSTVPFTQVERVWRYFNEGGVENYRNVIQLLAQRYLDFDLNSSVAEPQPVPRVGLYRAGESCPYRSVCSRRKVGILFYRAHYLSGNTTVIDELSKALCDRDLCPVPVFVSSLRDPDVQSELLSYFQPKEQPSIDLLLNTTSFSIASPSSTVPELWQALDIPVLQVILSSGSVEQWNDQLRGLSPRDTAINVALPEVDGRIISRAISFKSVQSRHPELQTEVVTYQAVRDRVEFVADLAQNWVNLRRSEKCDRKIALILANYPSRDGRLANGVGLDTPASCIEILKALQNEGYHVENIPETGDELVKLLTTGVTNDPEARELRTIHQALPLAEYTAYFSTLPASIQQSVLNRWNTATESFPIPGIQLGNVFVGIQPARGYDLDPSLNYHAPDLEPTHAYLAFYYWVRQSFGAEAIVHVGKHGNLEWLPGKSVALSENCFPETAIAALPHLYPFIVNDPGEGSQAKRRAQAVILDHLTPPMTRAELYGDLQKLEALIDEYYEAQDLNPSRLELVRDRIVNLVEQDNLQNELAGDSDLITNTDRYLCELKEAQIRDGLHIFGKCPENRQLRDLIIAIARHPQANRMGLTRAIAEDWNLDFDPLTADPSDAVPGYQNAGDAIEAIELEAIRLVDRLLENDLAEGHIYTAELKWIQSFLLPALQNTHQEIGYLLHGLNGGYVPAAPSGAPTRGRPEVLPTGRNFYSVDIRAIPTESAWQVGRKAAEAIVERYTQENGEYPRTLGLSIWGTSTMRTGGDDIAEALALLGVQPIWDGVSRRVVDFEILPLSFLGRPRVDVTLRISGFFRDAFPNLIDLFDQAVAAIAQLDEPADQNPLAAQVKEETQTWEATGLTTEQADRRSRHRIFGSKPGAYGAGLQGLIESQNWETEEDLARAYINWSSYAYMSSSVAQSAPEAFQNRLNSMQIVLQNQDNQEHDLLDSDDYYQFQGGLTAAVRTSQGKNPTTYFGDHSLPENPKIRSLKQQIARVYRSRVINPKWIAGAMRHGYKGAFELAATIDFLFAYDATAHCVEDYMYQGVAEAYLFDQQVQDFIQSKNPWALRDMAERLLEANQRGLWQSADVKTLEQLKAIVLEAEGTIEAHIS